The nucleotide window ACACCGATCGCACAACGGCTGTGCGATCGGGTGTGCACTGACTTTCAGTGGCTACTATAGCATCCGTGGACAGAAATCACTTATTTCGAACTCGCAGCAGCTCACCGATCGAGGTAAACAGTAACTGACATGATGTGAAATGGCTACCCTCAAACAAAATCTCCCATCGGCGACAGACTAAATCTGTCTGCACTAGATGGTAAACAGTCTGGCAAATATCTATAACACAACCCTTAAGAAGTTCACCGGGAAAGAAAGAGTTGCAGGAAGCCCGGGTGGTGTAGTGGCCCATCATACGACCCTGTCACGGTCGTGACGCGGGTTCAAATCCCGCCTCGGGCGCTTCTTTGATTTCTAACCAGAGAGTGACCGATTTTGCTGCGTTTTGCAGGTTGTAACTTCACGAAGCATCGACGAGAAATTTGAAAGCGAGTTGTATCTCCGAACAACGCGTTGTACTGTACGATCGGCCGACTCTGACGGTAACAGAGCTCGAAATTGACTACCCAAGTATAGACTATCTCACATATCGGTTCGACAAACGACTCCCGGAATACAAACCCAGCGAGTCAGAACGTAACTGATTCAGATGAATCAGGCCCACAAACACGAATTCGGCAATAATATTGCATGGCAGGTTCGACCAAAATACTAATTATTTAGTATCCACTTAGTTTTTACCTGAAAAACGGCTCCAAGTTCCAGATTTACTTTCCTCTAGGTATTATGACTCCACCGATCTCAGTTCTTATCGTCGACAACGAACCGGGATTCGCCGACCTCGTCGGCGAAATGCTCGAGCGCGAACACGACTCGATCGTCGCCGACTCAGCGCTGAACGCCACCGAGGCGCTTTCGATTCTCGAGGAGCGGTCGGTCGACTGCATCGTCAGCGATTACGAGATGCCGAAGATGACGGGACTCGAGTTGCTCGAGCGGATTCGTGAAGACGACCCGGAACTCCCGTTTATCCTCTTTACTGGCCGTGGATCAGAAGAACTCGCCAGTGACGCGATCGCTGCGGGCGTGACCCAGTATCTCCAGAAAGAGTCCGGGAAGAAGCAGTACGCGCTGCTCGCAAACCAGATCACGAACGCCGTCTCGCAGTACCGGACCGAAACGGAACTCCGTGAGAGCGAGCGGCGGTACGAACGGACCTTGACGACGTTACACGAGACGACGCGCGATCTGATGCGTGCAAGTACGAAAGACGAGATCTATCGTGCAGCGGTCGAGACCGCGGGTGAGATCCTCGACGTTCCAGTCGCTGCGGCCTACACGTTCGAGCCGACAGACGGAGTACTTGAGCACGCCGCATCGACACAGGAATCACGGAACGTCGCCGAGCCGAAGCCACAGTTCGAGCACGGTTCGGGCCGTATCTGGGACGTCTTTTCCGACGGCGAGAGCGCCTATTACGAGGACGTCACTCGAGAGTCGACTCTCGCAAAGACGGAGAGTCGAAGCGAACTGCTCGTTCCACTGGGAACCCACGGGGTGTTGATCGCGGGGGCGAACGAGGTCGACGGCATCGACGAGCCGATGACTGAATTGCTGCACATTCTGGCGGCGAACACGGAAGCGGCGCTCGATCGAGCGGAGCGCGAGCAGTTACTGCGGGAGAACGATCGAACGCTCACCCGACAAAACGAGGAGTTGACGCGGCTCAATCACACGAACGAGATCGTTCGGGAGATCAATCATGGCGTCACACAGGCATCCACGCGTGACGAAATCGAGACGCGCGTGTGTGAGCGGCTGGCCGATACCGAGCGCTACTGTTTCGCCTGGATCGCCTCGAGCGATACTCGCCCGCCGGAACCGAGTTCGTGGGCCGGTGTCGACGGAGCGTACATCGATCAGATCCGCGAGAGCGGGGCAGCGGCCCCCGAACGACAGCTTATCAGCGCGACGCTCGAAGAAGAACGCGTCCAGGTCATCCGAAACGTTCTCGAGGCCGACGGCTGGGATCAGCGTCGAAAAGCGGCGTTGACCTACGGCTACCAGACGATACTCGCGGTTCCGCTGACGGACGACGACCGACGATACGGTGTGTTACTCGTCCACGTGTCGGGAGTCGACTCCATCGGGGAGAGCGAACAGGAGGTGCTCGGTGAACTCGGCGAGACGATCGGCCACGCGATCCGATCGGTCGAACGGACGCGGGCGATACTCACCGACAGTCGGCTCGAACTCGAGCTTGCATGTCACGACTCGCGACTGTTACTGAACCGACTCGCCGAGCGCGCCGAGGGGCAAGTCGCTATCGAGGGTGTCCTCGAGCGAGACGACGAAGTCGTCGTCTTCCTCAGTGCGCCGGTGGACACGGAGTTTGCGACACTCGAGCAGTGGGCGTCAGTCGAGCGGGTTTCGATCGTCTCAGAGGGCGACAGCAGCCTTTTACTCGAGTTAACCGTTTCCTCGTCGCCGTTTTTAGAGATCCTCCGGACGTACGATATCCAGTTGCGGACCGCAACGGCCCAGAACGGGACGGCGATGCTCGTGCTCGAAGTCCCACAGCAGGTCGAAACCCGGTCGGTGGTCGAGACGATCAGAGAACGGTATCCGGAGACAGAGCTAGAAGCACGACGCGAAACGACCAGTGCGCGCTCGACTCGACGACTCGATACGCAACTCGAGGAGGTGCTGACGGACCGACAGTTCGAGGCATTGCAGGCGGCTCACTACAGCGGCTTCTTCGAGTGGCCTCGTGAGAGCACCGGTGAAGAGCTCGCGGCGGTCCTCGATGTCTCCGCACCGACGTACCATTATCACTTGCGAGCGGCCGAACGGAAACTCGTTACGCTCGCGTTCGATCGGAACGTCGGGTGAGAGGCGTCGTTCCGCCGGAACACGGCTCCAACGTCTCTACTGTCCGACACCGAGAAGTCACACGGCACATAGAGACACGACCGTCGTTATCGGCAAGGTGCCACGAGTGGACGGTCACAGCTAATGTCGAACGATCGGGCAGCGTCAGCGCCGGCAGCCTCGAGTCGCCTGCCGCAGTCATTCGGGGTTACCAGTCACGTGGCACCGAACCGAGCGGTGATCGTCTAGTGGCCGCAATCGGTGCGTCGATTTCCGAGAGGCACTAATCAATTAGGGTGACGATTCACGACACACTAATTAATTAGAAATCACATTTAACCCCGGTCAGACCTTATGCCTAAATGGCGATCTGCGATAACCTGTCGCCACCCCCCAATCCCCCCACCCCCACTTTTCACAGACGACTGGCCAGTGAGCGGATGGTATCCGAGAGAAAACGGTGCGCGTACCGGCACAGCGAGACGAGGGACGGCCACCAGCTGCGATGATGACGACACCCGTCGTTCAGTTACTGCGGGCCGATCGACTCTTCCCACTCGATCCAGTCCAGTTCCCAGCCTCGGCGGGATTCGGCGCGACGGATCGCGTGTTCGAGATCCTCGCGAGCCGTTCGGTTGCGTTCGATGGTTCCCGACTGTTCGCCCTCGACCAACAATGGGTCGAAGGAGACAGCGTCAAACCGAGTCCGGTCGCCGGTAGCCGACATCGCCTCGAGTCGCTGGTGCTGCGTTCCGCGGGGGAAGACGAGTCGTCCATCAGCCGTCAGCTGCTCGCGTAACGCCCGCGGCGGTTCGACAGTCGCGGCCTCGAGCAGGATACGATCGAATGGGGCGTACTCGGGGAACCCGCGTGCTCCGTCGCGGCGATCGACGAGTACGCCGTCGTAGCCCGCTCGCTCGAGGTTCTGTCTCGCTTCGATGACGAGCGGTCGGGAGATGTCGATGGCGTGGACGTTCGTTTCGCCGACGAGCTCCGCGGCAACGGCAGCCGTGTAGCCGACACCGGCCCCGACGATCAGAACTTCGTCGTCGTCCTCGAGCGCGAGCGCTTGCAACATGCGTGCGACCGTACTCGGCGCGAGGACGCGGGTCCCGAGCACCTCGTGTTCGCGATCCGCGTACGCCAGTCGATCGTCGTCGACGAACTCGTGACGCGGGACGTCACGCATCGCAACGGCGACAGACTCATTCTGGAGAACGTCCTTGACGGCGGACTCGAGGCTGTCGACCATATCCTCCCGCAGTACCGCGAGATCCATACTCGGAGCTATCGCTCCAGTTGTTATCAATGGCGCGCTTGCGCTACTCGGTGAACCCACGGAAGAAACAACAAGCCGACTGTCGTGTCGAGGCGTTACCAGGCCGACCAGGCGCTGCTCTGTTCGTCGTAAGCGTAGACTCGTTTGGTATCCTTCGCGAAGATCGTATCGCCGGGTTCCTCGTAGCGATCACGGCGGTAGCCGGAGGCGTCCTTGCGAACGACGAAGGCGTCGATTTCGAACTCGTCGTCGCCGAACGTCTCGGTCGCGCCGACCTCGAACTCGTAGTCGCCGGGGACGTGGACCGTGATGCTGCGACTGTCGTTTCGCGACCCGTCCTGTGGGTGAACGGTGACGTTGACCGCGACGTTGTCGACTTCGCGGGTCCAGACGGTCTCGATCTCGTCCGCGCTGGCCTCGTCGACGCGTTTCTGCCCGTCGAGTTCGAGACTCGTGACGCGGACCGTCGAGAGCACTTCCTCGGTCTCGAGAATGAACTCGTCGCCGACTTCGATGGTCTCGTCCTCTGGCGTCGTCACGTTCGCCGTGAAGGACTCGCCGTCTTGAGAGACGACGACGTCGAGCGTCACCTCACGCTCGCGTTCGGGCTGGATCTTGTGGACGTGGCTACACTCGCTACAGCGAACCGTGACGGTGCCGCCGCCTTCGGTCGTCGTCAACACCTCGTGGACCGTCTCGAGGTCCGGCGAACAGGACGGACATGGCGTCGGAACGCGGTCCGGAATATCGTTCATAATACCGTCTATACGCTACGTCCGTAAAAGGCGATTGAACCTGCTATCGATACTTGCCGCTCGAGGCAGGTTCTCTGGCCGTCACGAATTGCGTGGCGACGACCGCGCTACTCGGTCTGTGGTAGTTCCACGTCGACACCGTCGGCAGCCACCGTTGGCTCCCGAAGGATGCCGTCGAGGTGGATCGGCGCTTCCGTTTCGCCGCCGATCCCGGCGTTGTCGCCGATCGCGATGTGGACGGTGCCGGCGGCTTTTTCGTCTAAGAGTACAGAGCCGACGAGTTCAGTGACGGCGACGTTGGTCCCGATACCGAGTTCCGCGAGGTTGTACGCGGCGTCGCCGACGTCTTCGGCAGCACCCTCGACCGTCTCTCGGATCTCGTCGTCTGAGATGTGTGTGACGAGGCCGTCCTCGACCTCGAACGTGAGCTGGTGGCCGTCCTCGAGCAGCCCGTGGGGTCGCATCGTGCCGTCGACGACGAACGTGCCGTCGGCGCTTTCGGGACTGACAAACACCTCGCCTGCGGGGAGGTTCGACATCTGACCGGGTTCGTGGACGATCCCGGTGTCGGAGAGCCACTCTCGGTCACCGATTTCGAACGAGATGTCGGTGCCGGCAGGTGTCGTCACGTGGATATCGTCGGCGTCTGCGACCTGCTCTATAACGTCTTCGCAGTGGGCCGCGATCGACTCGTAGTCGGCGTCGAGGCCGGTGGTGAAGACCTCCTCGGTGATCCCCGGCAGCGTCGCGACGCGGGCTCCGGCGTCGTTTGCCTCGGTTCGGGCGCGCGTGTGACTCAGGCTCTTGGTCGTCGGTGCGAGAACGACGTCCGCGCCAGCCATCGCTGCTGCGACGGGTGCCGGCGGCTCGCTACCGTGGGTTTCCCCTGGTGGGTAGCGGACGATAACCGCGTCGTCGGTAATTTCGCTGGCGACATCATACAGTGCGGTGCCGATCGGCTCGCGTTTGTCGTCGGTCACGATCGCACAGGACTCGTCGGCCTCGAGGGCCAGACACTGGCGGACTGCCGTCTCGGACGCGTCACGAAGGTCGGACATATCCGTATGTACTCGAGGGGGCCGAAAGCTGTTATCTTTGACCGGCTCGCTGTCGAGTGGCGAACAGGTTCGTCGGGGGTTTCACTGGGAGGACACAACCCGCACGAGACACGGAGGCAGTCAGGTGGCCCTACTACCCGGGCCAACGAACAGGATACCGACACCGAGAAGCAACACGTTCGAAAAGCACAGCAGACGAGACGGAAGACACACGCTGTCAGCATCGAGTGCCGCTCGTCGCACCGGTTCAACGTCTCGAGTCGGTTGAGGACATGCATGCCGCGGTTTGCATCCGTCTTTGTATGTAACCGTCAGCAAGGGCCGCTCTGTTCGAACTGATAACGAGCATCCGTGTAAAACTCGTTTTCGAGTTACAATCGACCGTAAAGCCTCGAAACGGTTATCCCCCTCGGTAGTGGATTGCCGGACATATGATCCAGGTCGCGATCAACGGCTACGGCACGATCGGTAAACGCGTCGCAGACGCCGTCCGACAACAACCAGATATGGAAGTCCTTGGCGTCGCCAAGACGCGGCCGAATTTCGAGGCCGAGACGGCTATCGACAAAGGGTTCCCGCTCTATGCAGCCATCGAAGAGCGCGCCGATCAGTTCGCCGAGGCGGGCCTCGAGATCGCCGGTCCCGTCGAGGATCTCATCGATGAAGCGGATATCGTCGTCGACGCCACACCGTCGGGAATCGGCGCGGAGAACAAGGCACTGTACGAGGAGTACGAGACGCCGGCGCTCTATCAGGGCGGCGAAGACGCTGCTCTCGTCGACACCAGCTTCAACGCGCGCTCGAACTTCGAGGACGCTGTCGATGCGGACCACGTCCGCGTCGTCTCCTGTAACACGACCGGCCTCTCTCGCGTCATCGCCCCGCTGCGCGAAGCGTACGGCGTCGAAAAGGTCCGCGCGACCCTCGTTCGCCGCGGCGGTGACCCCGGACAGACCGGTCGCGGTCCGATCAACGATATCCTGCCGAACCCGGTCACCATTCCGTCCCACCACGGCCCCGACGTCGAGACCATCTTCGACGACCTCGACATCGACACGCTCGGGATGAAAGTGCCCGCGACGCTGATGCACATGCACAGCCTGAACGTCACCTTAGCGGAGGAGGTCGACGCCGACGAGGTCCGTGAGCTGTTCGCCGACGAGTCGCGGCTATTCTTGATCCCCGAACACATGGATATCGACGGCAGCGGCAAGCTCAAAGAGTACGCGATGGACGTCGGTCGCCCGCGCGCAGACATCTGGGAGAACTGCATCTGGGAGGAGTCCATCTCCACTGTCGGCTCGGATCTCTATCTCTTCCAGGGCATCCACCAGGAAAGTGACGTCGTGCCGGAGAACGTCGACGCGATCCGCGCAGTGCTTGGCGAAGCCGACGCCGAAGCAAGTATCGAGACGACGAACGAGGCGCTCGGCATCGGTCTGTAAGCTGGCAGTTCGACTCGCCATCCCTTTCGAGTCCTGTCGTCGCGAACAACTAGTGACGACAGAAAGTTTTTGCCGTGCGGCCCACTACGCATTCGCATGCGCCGAGACGACCGCGACGAACCCTTCGACGACCTGTTTCGAGAGATCGAGCGGATGATGAACGAAATGATGAACGGAGCCGACGGCAACGTCGACTTCAACTCCTCGAGTAACGTCGACAACGGCTTCGGGATGGACACCCACGTCGACATCCACGAGACCGACGACGAAATCCGTGTGATCGCCGACCTACCAGGTGTCGAGAAAGACAACATCGAACTCGAGTGTGACGGCAAGACGCTGACGATCTCCGCCTCGAGCGACCACCGCGAGTACGACGAACGCGTCTCGCTCCCCCAGCGCGTCAACGAACACACGGCGTCCGCGACGTACAACAACGGCATCCTCGAAGTCGTCTTCGATCCCGCAGACCAGTCCTCGGGGATCAGTCTCGAATAAGGCAGTCACGTCGCGGTCGAGGACAGGGCCAGTTTCGGGAACCGACAGTCAAAAATCGCATCGTCTGATCGACGCGAGCGGCACTCGCTGTGAAACGCTGGCTACGCGATGGCTTTTGCACCCGCCCAGCCAACCATCATTCCTCCCAGAACAGCGCTACCGAGCAACAGCGTGGCGTTTACCAGCCCGTTCGAAACGAAGACCGGAATCTCTCCGTTGGAGATGACCACCACCGTGATCCCGATGAGGCCGATAATCCCACCGATCGCGGCCACTGTTGGCGGATCGACCGACGCGTCCGTGGACGACTCGGCTGTCGACTCCGTTGAGGACGCCGTTGTCGCAGTTGAATCCAACGCCGCTTCTGCCGCAGTCGTGGCGTCGGCGTCCGTCTCCGTTTCGGACTCCGGTTCCGGGGGTGATGTCGTCGCGTCGTCGGTTGCCGACTCGGGAACTGTATCGGTTCCCGTCGGGACATCGACGTCGTCCGTCCGCTCGACCGTTTTCGGCTCGTCGCCCGTGTCGGATGTTGGATCGACAGAGAGCGAGAGTTCCGACACCGCAACGTCCGTTGCGGTTGTCGGGCGTTCCGCGATCCAGTTTCGTCCCTCCGTGACGTCGTCGGTAATCAGCCGCTCGATGTCGTCATCGACCTGCTCCATGACGCTGTCGACGGACATCTTCGCGATAACTGACTCTGGATAGACGATTACGAGGGCATCGAGCCCCGCTGCATCCGCCTGCGTCGCCCACTCGGTGATCGACCACAGTTTATCCTCCTCACTGATTGCCCCCTGATCACGTGCATCAGCGTACATTTTGTTAGCCCCGGTGGCCTCGAGCAACTCGATACAGAGACGCATATGTTCTCGAAAGCTCTCGCTGGTTGCGAACCCGTGCCATCGGAGCAAAACAGCATCGAGTTCGTCATCCCACCCGACCGTCCCAGCGTCCGTTCGACGATAGACGTTCTCTTGTACGAGAGTCATATTGACTGTTACCAAACCTATATAAATATATCTACGCCAGGCTATCAAACATAATAACGAGAAAATAGGGGACTGAAAGGCGATATATAATATGAATCTAACTAGATGTAACCTATATCAACGGAAGGTTGATATTCAAGCTGTTTGATACAGAACCATGAACTCTGTACTCGACGGCGAGACGGCAGTTGTCACGGGTGCCGCAAGTGGAATCGGTCGCGCAATCGCACTGACGTTTGCAGACGCAGGCGCAGACGTCGTCGTCGCAGACCTTCGCGAGGAACCACGCCAGGGCGGTGTTCCGACACACGAACGGATCGCCGAGGAGACCGACGCCGAAGCGACGTATGTCGACTGCGACGTCACCGATCCGAGTGCACTCGAGGCAGCGATCGACGCTGCAGACGAGTTCGGTGGCCTCAGCATCATGGTGAACAACGCGGGCGTGTTCGGGCCGATGGGATCGATCACGGAAATTTCCGTCGAGGACTACCGCGACCTGATGGCGATCAACCTCGACAGCGTCTTTATCGGCTCGAAACTCGCCGCCGAGAAACTGATCGAGCAAGGCGACGGTGGGGCAATCGTGAACATCTCGAGTCTCGCCGGGCTGCAGGGATACGGCGAAATCGCCCCGTACTGCACGGCGAAAGCGGGGGTGCGAAATCTCACCTACTCGCTGGCCGACGATCTCGGCCCGCACGGCATTCGGGTTAACGCTATCCACCCCGGCGAAGTCGAGACGGCACTGACGACTGATGACTTCCCGATCGTCGGCACCGAGCAGGAGGAGGCACTCAAACAGATGATCCCGCTCCAGAAACTCGCACAGCCCGAGGACGTCGCCAACGCAGCGCTCTTCCTCGCAAGCGATATGGCCGGTCACATCACGGCAGAGTCACTGCTCGTCGACGGTGGCACGCGCAACACCAGCTGATTTTTCACTGCCTGCGGGTGCGTATCGCTGCTGCCAACCGATCGTAAAAGTTCGGTTCGTACTTCGTTTCATCGTCGATCGTCGGCCGAGCGTTCGTCTCATTGACGACGAGCCGATCATCGGTCTCGAGGAGGTCAACACCGAGAAACGGGATCTCGAGTTCGGCAGCGACCGCCTCTGCGAGGTTGCGTGATCGGTCGGGGAGATCGACGCCGGTCGCCTCTGCGCCGCGGTGGACGTTGTGTTTCCACTGGCCCTCCGCAACCGCGTCAGCGGGGAGTCGGCGCTCGACCGCACCGACGCACTCACCCTCGAGAACCATCACCCGGTAGTCGGTCGCGTCGGGGAGGTACTCCTGGACGAGAAACGACCGGTCGCCGGTCGCGCGGTAGTCGTGAACCAGCGAGAGGTAGTCACAGATCCCCAGAAACGAATCGAGGTCGTGGGCCTTCGCAACGCCGACGCCGCGCGTCGTCGAGTTGGGCTTAACGACGACCGGGGGGTCGAATCGCTCGAAGACGGCGGCCAGGTCGGCTTCCCTGACATCGTTTGAGACGTAGACCGACTTCGGGACTGGCAGGTCGGCTCGACCGAGGCGAGCGAGCACTTCGGCTTTGTTCCGCGAAGTGAGCACGGCCGTGTGGTCGTTGAGCCACGGCACCTCGAGCAAGGCGTCGGCGACCCCACCTTCCATCAGTCGGCCGGGATAGACGTAGCCGACGTCGTACTCGTCCGCCGACCACGGTTCGTCCGCGCCCAACGACACGACACGCTCGCTCGCGGGAACGTGATGGGCCCGTATCCCCTGCTCGGCCAGCGGCTCACGCATCCGCCGGAACGTCTCCTGGTCGTTTGCGACCGCGAGATCGATCATACGCGACCGTCGGGCGGGAGCAGGCAAAAAGGTGCTCGAGACTCGCTACGGGGAGACGACTGCGGAAACCACGCATCGCTCAGCGACGAGGGAACGGAGAGAGGAGTGGTACTCGATTGCTCGCGTCGGGTCGGTGACCGACCCGCAACGCACCGGTCTGCTTATGCGATGAGTTTCTCTTCGCCCTTCTCGACGACGATACGGCACGGCGGCGAGATCTTGTTGTAGGAGCGACGGAGCGCGTCTTTGGCGAACTCGGCGTCGTCGACGTCACACCAGATCGTGAAGATACGCTCGCCAGCGCCGATTCGTGCGGCGGTGCCGACGATCTTCCCGAAGGACTGTCGCATCCCGTCGGAAACACGGTCTGCACCCGCACCCGTTGCCTGCTTGTTCTCTCGGATGACGTGGTGGGGGAACTTCCGGAGGATCATCTTGTAGTTGCCCTCACCGGCGTTTTTCAGCATGTGACGGTTGGCCGAGAGACGCGAGGCCTCGAGGGAGCCGTGTCGAATCTGAACCTCTTCTTCGGTGATGAGGCTGATCTGGACGGGGTAGTCCTCTGGGTCGGCGCTGATGTCGCCCATCTTGTGCTGTGCGATCTTCGAACCCGGGATCCCAGTAATGTATTCGCGGCGCGTGTAGGCCGGCTTACTGATTTCCCGATACATTGAGGCGGGTTTATCGGACATGGTTGTGGTTACTTACGAAAACGCAGGCCTACCGTGCGGATAAAGGCTTCGAAGCACGCGTTAGGAGAACCAGCCGACAGACCGGAAAACACCGGTCGCGTGAACGAACTGGCGGGACGACCTGTGTGACGTAATGGTTTCTCGTGCAGGTGCGTGATTGTGGTCGCTGGGCAGCTGCCCGCTGGGCGGCTATCTCGAGCCGGTGAGACGTCGAACGTGCTCTCGCGGCGACTCGGAAGGACGACATCAACGACGACGAAAACGACAGAACAGCGAGAGAGCCGCTAGATCAGTTCCGCAGAACGTACTCGGCACCCTCCTTCCCGACTAACTCTTGAGTCGAAAGGGAGTTGAGGACGCTCAGGATCGCGATTTTCTTCATCGCCAGGAGTTCGCCGAGTTCGTCGACCGTCGCTCCACCGGTGGCGTCGAGTGAGAGGTAGACGAGTTTTCCCTGCGGGGACTTGATTTCGGTCGGGAGCGTGCTGATCTCGGCGTTGGCATGGGTCTGTTCCATCATTGTACTTCCACCGACAACGAACCCACATATAAATCTATGGTGTAGTGAGTGCATATTGACTAACATATTGGTATGTGATTATATGTATTGTTGTGTGCTCTCATGAATGGCGGGCAGACGTCACGATGTGGTCTACTCGGTGTATGGGGACATCACCGTCCCGAAATCAGAACATTCGGTTCTGCCAGAATCTGGCACTGCTGGACGTGGTTCACGTGTTGACTTGAGTTACAGCGATCGAATCCGTCAACTGTCTTGGGAGGAGATGACAATCTTCGAAGGCGTTTCGCACCGTTCGCGACGCATATAATGTGTATTAACAGAGGGGCTCGAGCGAGTGGTCGACGGCGTCGTCGCGGCGTTCGCACGTATCGAGTTCCGAACTGATCGAAACGGATGATACATCGCTCAAGAGCGCTTAACGGGAGCGTTTCGACGACAGTACCGGCCGAATCGTCGGTTTGGCGGCGTATTTAAGGGTCTCGCACAGCTATAAGAAAGCATGATGAAGAGTTTCCGGATCGGCTCCTTGTTCGGGATTCCGATCAAGTTGGATCTCACGTTCCTGCTGGTGTTGCCCCTGTTCGCCTATCTCATCGGCGCACGGATCGGCCCCGTCGTGGACATCTTGAACATCAGCATGAACGCCGGGATCGACGTCGGCGCACTCACAGCCGAGTGGTGGCTCCCGTACGTCGTCGGCCTCGCGGCGGCAATCGGATTGTTCGTCGGCGTCGTCTTACACGAACTCGGACACTCGCTGACGGCACAGCGGTACGGATTCCCGATCGACTCGATTACGCTCTGGCTGTTCGGCGGCATCGCCGCGCTCTCGGAGATGCCCGAAGACTGGAAACAGGAGTTCAACATCGCCATCGCCGGCCCGATCGTCTCCGTCCTGGTCGGCGTGGGGTCGTACGCCCTCTTCGTGCTCACACCCGTCTCGTTCAACGGTGCCCGATTCGTCCTCGGCTATCTGGCCGTGTTGAACGTTGCACTCGCCATCTTCAACATGATCCCCGCGTTCCCGATGGACGGCGGCCGCATTCTCCGCGCGCTGCTCGCTCGCAGTCAACCGTACGCGAAAGCGACTCAACAGGCCGCA belongs to Natronorubrum aibiense and includes:
- a CDS encoding ATP-grasp domain-containing protein, which codes for MIDLAVANDQETFRRMREPLAEQGIRAHHVPASERVVSLGADEPWSADEYDVGYVYPGRLMEGGVADALLEVPWLNDHTAVLTSRNKAEVLARLGRADLPVPKSVYVSNDVREADLAAVFERFDPPVVVKPNSTTRGVGVAKAHDLDSFLGICDYLSLVHDYRATGDRSFLVQEYLPDATDYRVMVLEGECVGAVERRLPADAVAEGQWKHNVHRGAEATGVDLPDRSRNLAEAVAAELEIPFLGVDLLETDDRLVVNETNARPTIDDETKYEPNFYDRLAAAIRTRRQ
- a CDS encoding HVO_0476 family zinc finger protein codes for the protein MNDIPDRVPTPCPSCSPDLETVHEVLTTTEGGGTVTVRCSECSHVHKIQPEREREVTLDVVVSQDGESFTANVTTPEDETIEVGDEFILETEEVLSTVRVTSLELDGQKRVDEASADEIETVWTREVDNVAVNVTVHPQDGSRNDSRSITVHVPGDYEFEVGATETFGDDEFEIDAFVVRKDASGYRRDRYEEPGDTIFAKDTKRVYAYDEQSSAWSAW
- a CDS encoding SDR family oxidoreductase encodes the protein MNSVLDGETAVVTGAASGIGRAIALTFADAGADVVVADLREEPRQGGVPTHERIAEETDAEATYVDCDVTDPSALEAAIDAADEFGGLSIMVNNAGVFGPMGSITEISVEDYRDLMAINLDSVFIGSKLAAEKLIEQGDGGAIVNISSLAGLQGYGEIAPYCTAKAGVRNLTYSLADDLGPHGIRVNAIHPGEVETALTTDDFPIVGTEQEEALKQMIPLQKLAQPEDVANAALFLASDMAGHITAESLLVDGGTRNTS
- a CDS encoding type II glyceraldehyde-3-phosphate dehydrogenase; the encoded protein is MIQVAINGYGTIGKRVADAVRQQPDMEVLGVAKTRPNFEAETAIDKGFPLYAAIEERADQFAEAGLEIAGPVEDLIDEADIVVDATPSGIGAENKALYEEYETPALYQGGEDAALVDTSFNARSNFEDAVDADHVRVVSCNTTGLSRVIAPLREAYGVEKVRATLVRRGGDPGQTGRGPINDILPNPVTIPSHHGPDVETIFDDLDIDTLGMKVPATLMHMHSLNVTLAEEVDADEVRELFADESRLFLIPEHMDIDGSGKLKEYAMDVGRPRADIWENCIWEESISTVGSDLYLFQGIHQESDVVPENVDAIRAVLGEADAEASIETTNEALGIGL
- a CDS encoding Hsp20/alpha crystallin family protein produces the protein MRRDDRDEPFDDLFREIERMMNEMMNGADGNVDFNSSSNVDNGFGMDTHVDIHETDDEIRVIADLPGVEKDNIELECDGKTLTISASSDHREYDERVSLPQRVNEHTASATYNNGILEVVFDPADQSSGISLE
- a CDS encoding aminopeptidase, translated to MSDLRDASETAVRQCLALEADESCAIVTDDKREPIGTALYDVASEITDDAVIVRYPPGETHGSEPPAPVAAAMAGADVVLAPTTKSLSHTRARTEANDAGARVATLPGITEEVFTTGLDADYESIAAHCEDVIEQVADADDIHVTTPAGTDISFEIGDREWLSDTGIVHEPGQMSNLPAGEVFVSPESADGTFVVDGTMRPHGLLEDGHQLTFEVEDGLVTHISDDEIRETVEGAAEDVGDAAYNLAELGIGTNVAVTELVGSVLLDEKAAGTVHIAIGDNAGIGGETEAPIHLDGILREPTVAADGVDVELPQTE
- a CDS encoding protein-L-isoaspartate O-methyltransferase family protein, whose product is MDLAVLREDMVDSLESAVKDVLQNESVAVAMRDVPRHEFVDDDRLAYADREHEVLGTRVLAPSTVARMLQALALEDDDEVLIVGAGVGYTAAVAAELVGETNVHAIDISRPLVIEARQNLERAGYDGVLVDRRDGARGFPEYAPFDRILLEAATVEPPRALREQLTADGRLVFPRGTQHQRLEAMSATGDRTRFDAVSFDPLLVEGEQSGTIERNRTAREDLEHAIRRAESRRGWELDWIEWEESIGPQ
- a CDS encoding bacterio-opsin activator domain-containing protein; its protein translation is MTPPISVLIVDNEPGFADLVGEMLEREHDSIVADSALNATEALSILEERSVDCIVSDYEMPKMTGLELLERIREDDPELPFILFTGRGSEELASDAIAAGVTQYLQKESGKKQYALLANQITNAVSQYRTETELRESERRYERTLTTLHETTRDLMRASTKDEIYRAAVETAGEILDVPVAAAYTFEPTDGVLEHAASTQESRNVAEPKPQFEHGSGRIWDVFSDGESAYYEDVTRESTLAKTESRSELLVPLGTHGVLIAGANEVDGIDEPMTELLHILAANTEAALDRAEREQLLRENDRTLTRQNEELTRLNHTNEIVREINHGVTQASTRDEIETRVCERLADTERYCFAWIASSDTRPPEPSSWAGVDGAYIDQIRESGAAAPERQLISATLEEERVQVIRNVLEADGWDQRRKAALTYGYQTILAVPLTDDDRRYGVLLVHVSGVDSIGESEQEVLGELGETIGHAIRSVERTRAILTDSRLELELACHDSRLLLNRLAERAEGQVAIEGVLERDDEVVVFLSAPVDTEFATLEQWASVERVSIVSEGDSSLLLELTVSSSPFLEILRTYDIQLRTATAQNGTAMLVLEVPQQVETRSVVETIRERYPETELEARRETTSARSTRRLDTQLEEVLTDRQFEALQAAHYSGFFEWPRESTGEELAAVLDVSAPTYHYHLRAAERKLVTLAFDRNVG